The Bacteroidota bacterium genome includes a region encoding these proteins:
- a CDS encoding peptidase C1 — MAIRMVPDDNQPQQQRKLPGGGGGGGRGGGGNIITMLLPLLLGMFRKNPKLGCGVLILGAVVIYFMRGSLLNIGGDGGGGSITDLFNTGANFDPQKYDATEIFEPPLTDNAKNPLPESISLLKYAPERKNQGSQGSCVGWGSAYAARTILEAQRTGKDPDQIAFSPAYLYNQIGLENCQGAYINNAMDVMKNEGLISLREFPYTDQDCERKPTSSQKQEASQYKMTGFNRLTEGDAKGVGQEKIDLVAIKQNLAQGAPVVIGMMVGGTFMQPMMGKDIWNPTDNDLNMNGFGGHCMCVIGYDDYKEGGAFQIMNSWGNDWGNQGVAWIPYNVFEKFVVEAYGVYPMGNASKPLSNILSVEFGLIDNATKKNIPLTTKSAGVFSTRSAVKKGTKFKIQVTNSLECYTYIFATDENNNCDILFPYTEKHSPYCGITGTRLFPKDYSMELDQLGSKDYMAIVVTKQPLDYKTLNDNVNKQSGTYEQKLRSALSGQLINNVKFIPGETVKFQTDAGTNGAVLMVIEVDKY, encoded by the coding sequence ATGGCTATTCGAATGGTACCTGACGATAATCAACCCCAACAGCAGCGCAAATTACCGGGAGGTGGCGGCGGTGGTGGAAGAGGAGGTGGAGGAAATATAATCACCATGTTACTGCCTTTACTACTGGGAATGTTTCGCAAGAACCCAAAACTGGGATGCGGAGTTTTAATATTGGGTGCCGTGGTAATTTATTTTATGCGTGGTAGCCTTTTAAATATTGGCGGAGATGGTGGCGGAGGAAGTATAACTGATCTTTTTAATACCGGCGCAAATTTCGACCCTCAAAAATATGATGCCACCGAAATTTTTGAACCACCACTTACAGATAATGCCAAAAATCCACTGCCGGAAAGTATATCCCTTTTAAAATATGCCCCTGAACGCAAAAATCAGGGTTCACAAGGGAGTTGCGTAGGCTGGGGTTCTGCTTATGCTGCACGCACAATTTTGGAAGCACAACGCACAGGTAAAGATCCGGATCAGATCGCATTTAGCCCTGCTTATTTGTATAATCAGATAGGGTTGGAAAATTGTCAGGGCGCATACATTAATAATGCAATGGATGTAATGAAAAATGAGGGCTTGATCTCATTACGGGAATTTCCATACACCGATCAGGATTGTGAAAGAAAACCAACATCCTCACAAAAACAGGAAGCTTCACAATATAAAATGACAGGATTTAATCGTCTTACCGAAGGCGATGCCAAAGGGGTTGGTCAGGAAAAAATTGACCTTGTTGCCATTAAACAAAATCTGGCTCAGGGTGCACCAGTGGTGATCGGAATGATGGTAGGAGGAACTTTCATGCAGCCCATGATGGGAAAAGATATATGGAATCCAACGGATAACGATCTGAATATGAATGGTTTCGGAGGACATTGCATGTGTGTTATAGGATATGATGATTATAAAGAAGGTGGTGCGTTCCAGATCATGAACAGTTGGGGAAATGATTGGGGAAATCAGGGAGTTGCATGGATACCATATAATGTTTTCGAAAAATTTGTTGTGGAAGCATATGGTGTTTATCCAATGGGAAATGCATCAAAACCATTGAGCAATATATTATCAGTAGAATTCGGATTAATTGATAATGCGACGAAAAAAAATATTCCACTTACAACAAAATCAGCGGGTGTATTTAGCACAAGATCGGCAGTTAAAAAAGGCACGAAATTTAAAATACAAGTTACCAATTCACTCGAATGTTATACCTATATTTTTGCAACCGACGAAAATAATAATTGTGATATTCTTTTTCCATACACCGAAAAACATTCTCCTTATTGCGGCATAACCGGAACACGATTATTTCCAAAAGATTATAGTATGGAATTGGATCAATTAGGGAGTAAGGATTATATGGCAATTGTTGTTACAAAACAACCACTCGATTATAAAACTTTGAATGATAATGTAAATAAACAATCGGGTACTTACGAACAAAAATTGCGATCAGCATTAAGTGGGCAACTCATTAACAACGTAAAATTCATTCCCGGAGAAACCGTAAAATTTCAAACCGACGCCGGAACAAATGGTGCGGTCTTGATGGTGATTGAGGTGGATAAATATTAG
- the rsmG gene encoding 16S rRNA (guanine(527)-N(7))-methyltransferase RsmG, which yields MDIILKYFPSLDKKQLAQMRQIKPQYQFWNEKINVVSRQDIDNIYEHHVLHSLSIAKFIDFLPGTKVLDLGTGGGFPGIPLAILFPEVQFHLIDSIAKKAQVAESIARDLGLRNVTVEQIRVEDVKEKYDFVVTRAVADMMILYDWTINIIKRGGSFNDFPNGLIMLKGGFLDLEIAPFKEFLYKFPITEWFKEQWFVEKYLLYLPLD from the coding sequence GTGGACATAATTCTGAAATATTTCCCCAGCCTCGACAAGAAGCAACTCGCCCAAATGCGGCAAATAAAACCGCAATATCAATTCTGGAACGAAAAGATAAATGTGGTGAGCAGGCAAGACATTGATAATATTTATGAACATCATGTTTTACATTCCTTATCCATTGCCAAATTCATCGATTTTTTACCTGGAACCAAAGTACTTGACCTTGGAACAGGTGGTGGATTTCCGGGAATTCCACTCGCAATTCTTTTTCCTGAAGTGCAATTTCATCTGATCGATTCTATTGCAAAAAAAGCACAGGTTGCAGAATCCATTGCACGTGATCTCGGTTTAAGAAATGTTACTGTGGAACAAATACGGGTGGAAGATGTAAAAGAAAAATACGACTTTGTAGTTACTCGTGCTGTTGCAGATATGATGATATTATACGACTGGACAATTAATATTATAAAAAGAGGCGGATCATTTAATGATTTTCCTAATGGATTAATTATGCTAAAAGGCGGATTTCTCGATCTTGAAATTGCTCCTTTCAAAGAATTCCTCTACAAATTTCCCATTACCGAATGGTTTAAAGAGCAATGGTTTGTGGAGAAGTATTTGTTGTACTTACCCTTGGATTAG